In a single window of the Caproicibacterium sp. BJN0003 genome:
- a CDS encoding ATPase has protein sequence MNAEDLINELYDLLDKAWSLPLSHGRAVLDSAEVKQILDELKESLPKEIRQAKGIVADRSQILTDAKREAETVIRVAEDRAKAMVNQEEIVKQAQQKANEVLLQTKQKARELRKASNDYVDDLMRRADEGLTGNLAELRKTRQNIKVSQRAAAQPQEHAPHQR, from the coding sequence ATGAATGCTGAAGATTTAATCAATGAATTATACGATTTGCTGGATAAGGCATGGAGCCTTCCGTTGAGTCATGGCCGTGCGGTCTTAGACAGCGCGGAGGTTAAACAGATTTTGGATGAACTGAAAGAAAGTCTTCCAAAAGAGATTCGGCAGGCAAAAGGAATCGTAGCAGATCGCAGTCAGATCCTGACAGATGCCAAGCGCGAGGCCGAAACAGTAATCCGTGTTGCGGAAGACCGTGCCAAAGCAATGGTCAATCAGGAAGAGATCGTTAAGCAGGCACAGCAAAAGGCAAACGAAGTGCTGCTGCAGACAAAGCAGAAGGCGCGGGAACTGCGTAAGGCCAGTAACGATTATGTAGATGACCTGATGCGCCGTGCTGACGAAGGTTTGACGGGGAATCTTGCGGAACTGCGCAAAACACGGCAGAATATCAAAGTGAGCCAGCGTGCGGCAGCACAGCCGCAGGAGCATGCTCCTCATCAAAGATAA
- the coaD gene encoding pantetheine-phosphate adenylyltransferase, which yields MKIAICPGSFDPVTLGHLDIISRSCKLFDKVIVAVLVNPEKKTLFTVEERMELLRRCTKDLPGVEVGSFYGLLADYAKEKHATAVVRGLRALSDFEYEFQMALTNRQLNPNLETIFLATQAQNMFISSSIVKQIANFDGDVSGCVPNCIIKDIQKRVEESRRESL from the coding sequence ACTTTAGGACATCTCGATATTATCAGTCGTTCCTGTAAACTCTTTGATAAAGTAATTGTCGCTGTCCTGGTCAATCCGGAAAAAAAGACGTTGTTTACAGTGGAAGAACGTATGGAGCTGCTCAGACGCTGCACCAAGGATTTGCCGGGAGTAGAAGTGGGCAGCTTTTATGGTCTTTTGGCCGACTATGCGAAAGAGAAACATGCAACTGCGGTGGTTCGTGGGCTGCGGGCTCTTTCGGATTTTGAATATGAATTTCAGATGGCGCTGACCAACCGGCAGCTGAATCCGAATCTTGAAACTATTTTTTTGGCAACACAAGCACAGAACATGTTTATCAGTTCCAGTATCGTCAAACAGATTGCTAATTTTGACGGAGATGTGAGTGGTTGTGTTCCTAATTGTATTATTAAAGATATTCAAAAACGTGTTGAAGAAAGCAGGAGGGAATCCCTATGA